From the genome of Aspergillus chevalieri M1 DNA, chromosome 8, nearly complete sequence, one region includes:
- a CDS encoding DUF3176 domain-containing protein (COG:S;~EggNog:ENOG410PR4M;~InterPro:IPR021514;~PFAM:PF11374;~TransMembrane:5 (o66-90i102-124o144-162i169-187o509-531i)) — protein MSALNPLLGSSMDRLKDNHRLTYLKVEDPPDSAPNTPRPLSPNEQNAFEQAYAQSQIAPGFWGAGWSWEIVSCVIAIGALVGIIVVLYIFDGQSTPDWPYGITLNALISVLVTVMKAAMAFPITEALSQLKWSWFNEGNKLSDLALLDAASRGAVGAVVVLFRFIPRHLVTIGCFIIVVASAIAPFVQQVIAIDQRPVHSPEHSSIQICNSSEYNDWGEGSGPGMNKVPLSTTGAIYTGIFESQSPNSNSITMNCPTGNCTFAPYQSLGFCSKCANITDSLDLNVTSFSTLQNYKYTLPNNWNFTTSYGMMYLMNATSDRNLVQIDPTGWPLINNFTAITAAGYGIPPSVSATECTLSFCVKTYQASVKNGRFSEKLIGTDTTSNYTYGSGTENIALTPKTCYYNGSTYHQPHDNENCTFNISWLSLLSMSNSLRPLLKGKGSLFVSNRPEWSSETARAIYGQQGNLTEITSKFDSLASSLTTHARSKVCTATVNGTTWTVESYVHVQWLWMILPIALVAFTLVFFIATIWNTRNQFIWKSSPLALLFSNVDAPTAMDVHPELSKMEKTSQRIKAKLETTANGVRLRHHP, from the exons ATGTCCGCCCTCAATCCTCTGCTCGGCAGCAGCATGGACCGCCTAAAAGACAACCACCGCCTGACTTACCTCAAAGTCGAGGATCCACCGGACAGCGCACCGAACACGCCCCGGCCGCTATCGCCGAATGAACAGAACGCGTTCGAACAGGCGTATGCGCAGTCGCAGATAGCGCCTGGGTTCTGGGGCGCGGGGTGGTCGTGGGAGATAGTGAGCTGTGTGATTGCCATCGGGGCGCTGGTGGGGATTATCGTCGTGCTGTATATTTTTGACGGGCAGAGTACGCCGGACTGGCCGTATGGGATTACGCTGAACGCGCTGATCTCCGTGCTTGTGACGGTGATGAAGGCGGCGATGGCGTTTCCGATTACCGAAGCGTTGTCGCAGCTCAAGTGGTCATGGTTTAACGAAGGGAATAAGTTGAGTGATTTGGCGCTGTTGGATGCGGCCAGTCGGGGGGCTGTGGGGGCTGTTGTTGTGCTGTTTAGGTTTATTCCGAG GCATTTGGTTACGATTGGGTGTTTTATCATCGTTGTCGCTTCGGCTATTGCCCCCTTCGTGCAGCAGGTCATCGCCATCGACCAGCGGCCGGTGCACTCGCCTGAGCATTCGTCAATCCAGATCTGCAACTCTAGTGAGTACAATGACTGGGGCGAGGGTTCCGGACCGGGAATGAACAAGGTGCCGCTCTCGACGACGGGCGCGATCTATACCGGTATCTTCGAAAGCCAGAGTCCAAACAGCAACAGTATCACCATGAATTGCCCAACAGGAAACTGCACATTCGCACCGTACCAGTCCCTCGGCTTCTGCAGCAAGTGTGCCAACATCACAGACTCGCTGGACCTAAACGTCACGAGCTTCAGTACTCTGCAAAACTACAAGTACACGCTGCCGAACAACTGGAACTTCACCACATCATATGGCATGATGTACTTGATGAATGCGACATCGGACCGCAATCTCGTCCAGATCGATCCGACAGGCTGGCCATTGATCAATAACTTCACTGCCATTACAGCCGCGGGATATGGTATACCCCCGAGCGTCAGCGCGACGGAGTGTACACTCTCCTTCTGTGTCAAGACCTACCAAGCATCAGTGAAAAACGGCAGATTCAGCGAGAAACTAATTGGCACGGACACAACCTCAAACTACACTTACGGCTCAGGAACGGAGAACATCGCCCTAACCCCGAAGACCTGCTACTACAACGGAAGCACATACCACCAGCCCCACGACAACGAAAACTGCACCTTCAACATCAGCTGGCTCAGTTTACTATCCATGAGCAACTCCCTCCGGCCCTTATTAAAAGGAAAAGGCTCGTTATTTGTCAGCAACCGCCCGGAGTGGTCCTCCGAAACCGCCCGCGCAATCTACGGCCAACAAGGCAACCTCACCGAAATAACCTCCAAGTTCGACTCCCTCGCCTCCTCACTAACCACGCACGCGCGATCCAAAGTCTGCACCGCAACCGTCAACGGAACCACCTGGACAGTCGAGTCGTACGTGCACGTGCAGTGGCTGTGGATGATCCTACCCATTGCGCTGGTAGCGTTTACGTTGGTGTTCTTTATCGCGACGATTTGGAATACACGAAACCagtttatttggaagagTAGTCCGTTGGCACTGCTGTTTTCGAATGTCGATGCGCCGACTGCGATGGATGTGCATCCGGAGCTGAGTAAGATGGAGAAGACGAGCCAGAGGATTAAGGCCAAATTGGAGACTACTGCTAATGGGGTACGGTTGAGGCATCATCCTTAG
- a CDS encoding uncharacterized protein (COG:Q;~EggNog:ENOG410PUSW) yields MCNPHPRPSPYKLDRPLQRHLVHGPIVSTGQIFIDEKLEQEIMALEPYANRTEIERLKNVDDGIYATESSTGAMTLLDTEPLDGVDYKNGAVVYTTLMVLMLTFGRAESKPKPEP; encoded by the exons ATGTGCAATCCACATCCACGCCCAAGTCCATATAAACTGGACCGCCCGCTCCAACGGCACCTCGTCCACGGCCCAATTGTCAGCACGGGGCAGATCTTCATCGACGAGAAGCTAGAACAGGAGATCATGGCTTTGGAGCCGTATGCGAATCGTACGGAGATTGAGCGTTTGAAGAATGTTGATGATGGCATTTATGCGACTGAGTCGAGTA CCGGGGCAATGACCCTTCTCGATACTGAGCCGCTTGATGGTGTTGATTATAAGAATGGTGCTGTTGTGTATACTACTTTG ATGGTTCTTATGCTAACATTCGGCAGAGCCGAatccaagcccaagcccgaGCCCTAG
- the erg4A gene encoding c-24(28) sterol reductase (COG:I;~EggNog:ENOG410PFUR;~InterPro:IPR001171,IPR018083;~PFAM:PF01222;~TransMembrane:8 (i21-40o80-97i117-138o150-174i213-230o272-296i308-324o403-420i);~go_component: GO:0016020 - membrane [Evidence IEA];~go_function: GO:0016628 - oxidoreductase activity, acting on the CH-CH group of donors, NAD or NADP as acceptor [Evidence IEA];~go_process: GO:0016126 - sterol biosynthetic process [Evidence IEA];~go_process: GO:0055114 - oxidation-reduction process [Evidence IEA]) — MAPDKPVKMGNKRPEMEFGGPLGVTALMIGFPLLMYYMYIGAMLYDGQPPLPTSDESISHFLARLIDLAYTHAYPTKKAWAMYWTFLVLEGIGYLYLPGVYGKGKRLPHLDGKQLDYYCSAVSSWYMTIAAALALHFSGVFKLYTLVDEFGSFMSVAILSGFIVSIIAYVSALARGTEHRMTGSHVYDFFMGAELNPRLLGWLDFKMFFEVRIPWYILFLLSLGTALKQFEGLGYVSGEVGFLLMAHFLYANACAKGEELIITSWDMYYEKWGFMLIFWNLAGVPMSYCHCTLYLATHHPDTYRWNRLALCALFAAYLFAYWVWDTGNSQKNFFRAQERGIPVDRKTFPQLPWKYVKNPNVIRTKTGDSILCSGWYGLARKVHYTCDLFFATSWGLITGFNSPFPWFYSVFFAVMIVHRARRDIHRCRERHGEAWMEYERRVPYLFIPYVI; from the exons ATGGCTCCTGATAAGCCCGTTAAGATGGGTAACAA ACGCCCCGAAATGGAATTCGGCGGCCCTCTTGGGGTCACTGCCCTGATGATCGGATTTCCCCTACTAATGTACTACATGTACATTGGAGCCATGCTATACGACGGCCAGCCTCCTCTCCCTACGTCCGATGAATCGATCTCACACTTCCTAGCCCGCCTCATCGACCTGGCCTACACGCACGCTTATCCCACCAAGAAAGCATGGGCTATGTATTGGACATTCCTCGTTCTCGAAGGCATCGGTTATCTCTATCTCCCCGGGGTCTACGGAAAGGGAAAACGTCTCCCGCATCTAGACGGTAAACAACTCGATTACTACTGTTCCGCCGTCTCCTCGTGGTACATGACCATCGCCGCGGCTCTGGCGTTGCATTTCTCGGGTGTGTTCAAGCTGTACACCCTTGTCGATGAGTTTGGCTCGTTCATGTCCGTTGCTATTCTCTCGGGGTTCATCGTATCTATCATCGCATATGTATCAGCTCTAGCCCGCGGCACGGAGCACCGCATGACAGGTTCGCATGTGTATGACTTCTTCATGGGTGCGGAGCTGAATCCCCGGTTACTCGGGTGGTTGGATTTCAAGATGTTCTTTGAGGTCCGCATTCCGTGGTATATACTGTTTCTGCTTTCGCTGGGGACGGCTTTGAAGCAGTTTGAGGGACTGGGGTATGTTTCTGGGGAGGTTGGGTTTTTGCTTATGGCGCATTTCCTGTATGCAAATGCTTGCGCGAAGGGCGAGGAGTTGATTATTACCAGTTG GGATATGTATTACGAAAAATGGGGCTTCATGCTCATTTTCTGGAACCTCGCCGGTGTGCCAATGAGTTACTGCCATTGCACCCTGTACTTGGCTACGCATCATCCGGACACCTATAGGTGGAATCGGCTGGCACTGTGTGCACTCTTTGCTGCGTATCTCTTCGCATACTGGGTCTGGGATACAGGAAACAGCCAGAAAAACTTTTTCAGAGCCCAGGAACGCGGCATCCCAGTCGATAGAAAGACCTTTCCCCAACTTCCGTGGAAATACGTCAAGAATCCGAATGTTATCAGAACGAAGACTGGTGATTCGATTCTGTGCAGTGGATGGT ATGGCCTTGCCCGTAAAGTCCATTATACTTGCGACCTCTTCTTTGCCACCTCCTGGGGTCTGATTACAGGCTTCAACTCACCGTTTCCGTGGTTTTATTCGGTCTTCTTTGCGGTGATGATTGTTCATCGTGCGAGGAGGGATATTCATCGGTGTCGGGAGAGACATGGGGAGGCTTGGATGGAGTATGAGCGCCGGGTGCCGTATCTTTTTATTCCG TACGTTATTTGA
- a CDS encoding alkene reductase (COG:C;~EggNog:ENOG410PKU4;~InterPro:IPR001155,IPR013785;~PFAM:PF00724;~go_function: GO:0003824 - catalytic activity [Evidence IEA];~go_function: GO:0010181 - FMN binding [Evidence IEA];~go_function: GO:0016491 - oxidoreductase activity [Evidence IEA];~go_process: GO:0055114 - oxidation-reduction process [Evidence IEA]): protein MTTHKNQSSKLFEPLTINNGNITLDHRVIHAPMTRNRGVPLNENSTPENPNRIWYPGDLMVEYYRQRATKGGLIISEGIPPSLESNGMPGVPGLFTPEQIAGWKRVVDAVHEKGGYIYAQLWHAGRVTIPQMTGSDPVAPSAIPWDSPDERYSHPPVGESVPPRYADHPPIELSVSHIQRTIEDYRRAARAAIDIGFDGVEVHGGNGYLPEQFLSSNINKRTDEYGGTPEKRCRFTLELMDSLAQSIGEENLSIRLSPFGLFNQTRGEQRLETWSHLCRVLKQTLPHLSYVSFIEPRYEQIFSTEEKDTFLASWGLTNVNLDGFRQIFGSTPFFTAGGYNDQNAWGVLESGRYDAILFGRPFTSNPDLVNRLRKGIPLTPYERSRFYGPFEDNKLCYVDYEPAQEA from the exons ATGACTACCCACAAGAACCAGAGTTCGAAGCTTTTCGAACCCCTCACCATCAACAATGGCAATATTACGCTCGACCACCGTGTCATCCATGCCCCCATGACCCGGAACCGGGGCGTTCCTCTGAACGAGAACAGCACCCCCGAGAACCCAAACCGTATCTGGTACCCTGGCGATTTGATGGTCGAGTACTACCGCCAGCGCGCCACTAAGGGAGGATTGATCATCTCTGAAGGAATCCCGCCATCGCTCGAG AGCAATGGCATGCCCGGCGTCCCCGGGCTCTTCACCCCTGAGCAAATCGCCGGCTGGAAACGCGTCGTGGACGCCGTCCACGAAAAAGGCGGTTACATCTATGCCCAGCTCTGGCACGCCGGCCGTGTCACCATCCCCCAGATGACGGGCTCCGACCCCGTCGCCCCATCCGCTATTCCCTGGGACTCGCCGGACGAGCGCTACTCGCACCCGCCGGTCGGGGAGTCCGTGCCCCCGCGCTACGCCGACCACCCGCCCATCGAGCTGTCGGTCTCGCACATCCAGCGCACAATCGAGGATTACCGGCGCGCGGCGCGCGCTGCTATTGACATCGGCTTCGACGGTGTCGAGGTGCATGGTGGAAACGGATATCTGCCGGAGCAGTTTTTGAGCTCGAACATCAACAAGCGCACGGACGAGTATGGAGGTACACCTGAGAAGCGGTGTCGCTTTACCCTAGAGCTCATGGACTCACTGGCGCAGTCCATTGGCGAGGAGAACTTGTCGATCCGGTTGTCGCCGTTCGGTCTCTTCAACCAGACCCGTGGCGAGCAGCGTCTGGAGACCTGGTCGCATCTGTGCCGGGTGTTGAAGCAGACTCTCCCTCATCTTTCCTACGTCAGCTTTATCGAGCCG CGCTACGAACAAATCTTCAGCACCGAAGAAAAAGATACCTTCCTGGCCTCCTGGGGCCTTACCAACGTTAACCTTGACGGCTTCCGCCAGATCTTCGGCTCCACGCCTTTCTTCACTGCCGGTGGATACAACGACCAGAACGCCTGGGGCGTGCTGGAATCCGGCCGCTACGATGCCATCCTGTTCGGCAGGCCGTTCACTAGTAACCCAGACTTGGTGAATCGGTTGCGCAAGGGGATTCCGTTGACGCCGTATGAGAGGTCCAGGTTTTATGGGCCTTTTGAGGATAATAAGCTTTGTTATGTGGATTATGAGCCGGCGCAGGAGGCGTAA